In Rhododendron vialii isolate Sample 1 chromosome 9a, ASM3025357v1, the following are encoded in one genomic region:
- the LOC131299832 gene encoding transcription termination factor MTERF8, chloroplastic-like, whose protein sequence is MGMEDSMGHGEGKGLSRGGVKDSWPKKEEKKRQEVYSKKSSELYHFGVALLSKFSKFEERKHHPRGFSKEEEPSRGMFSKSAGSRRVSPLRYHYLIQNHPFSSSLQSLNNSPNQHSFTVRYLVKSCGFTPEKALSLSASKYCVKFEATGKPDSVLACFKKHGFTQTQITRIIAKQPRVLLCNPDKSILPKLEFFMSKGLSSGDVAKMVSASPLLLARSLENWIIPSFKFFSGLLRSEETTVSAMKLYSGLLLLKQTHVTANIELLREAGVSNSNIMFLLKSQPIGLTRDIKWNSTVLDEVKKMGFDSSKKMFVVAVHVLRAMTKLTWEKKVEVYKKWGWTDNDIIGAFKIYPMCMAASEKKINAAMDFFVNQMGWESSFLARKPIIIAMSLQNRIVPRSAVYQALLSKGLIETKDISLVTLLHFSEMQFLKKVLSYQKEEAPELLKLYKEKMDLAK, encoded by the exons atgggaaTGGAAGATTCTATGGGCCATGGGGAAGGGAAGGGGTTAAGCAGGGGAGGAGTAAAGGATTCTTGGcctaaaaaggaagaaaaaaagagg CAAGAGGTATACTCCAAGAAAAGTAGCGAACTTTATCATTTTGGTGTAGCTCTCCTCTCCAAGTTCTCCAAGTTTGAAGAAAGAAAG CATCATCCGAGAGGGTTTAGCAAGGAAGAGGAGCCTTCTAGagggatgttttcaaaatcGGCAGGATCTCGAAG GGTTTCACCACTTCGTTATCACTATCTCATTCAAAACCACCCCTTTTCGTCGTCTCTCCAATCCCTCAACAACTCACCAAATCAACACTCGTTCACGGTGCGTTACCTCGTAAAATCATGTGGGTTTACTCCAGAAAAAGCTCTATCACTGTCGGCATCAAAGTACTGTGTGAAATTTGAAGCTACTGGCAAGCCAGACTCAGTCCTGGCATGCTTCAAGAAACACGGATTCACCCAAACCCAGATCACACGCATCATTGCAAAGCAACCTCGCGTGCTCTTGTGCAACCCCGATAAATCCATTCTGCCCAAACTCGAATTCTTCATGTCTAAAGGCCTTTCAAGTGGAGATGTTGCCAAGATGGTATCTGCATCCCCACTCCTTTTGGCAAGAAGCTTGGAAAACTGGATCATACCGTCTTTCAAATTTTTCAGTGGTTTGCTTCGATCCGAGGAGACAACTGTGAGTGCTATGAAGCTCTATTCCGGGTTACTTTTGTTGAAGCAAACTCATGTGACGGCCAATATTGAGCTACTGAGAGAAGCTGGTGTTTCGAATTCGAATATCATGTTTTTGTTGAAGAGCCAACCCATTGGACTGACGAGGGACATCAAATGGAATAGTACGGTTTTGGATGAGGTTAAGAAAATGGGTTTCGATTCTTCGAAAAAGATGTTTGTGGTGGCCGTCCATGTGTTGAGGGCAATGACTAAGTTGACGTGGGAAAAGAAGGTTGAGGTTTATAAGAAATGGGGTTGGACTGATAATGATATTATTGGAGCTTTTAAGATTTATCCAATGTGTATGGCTGCATCAGAGAAAAAGATAAATGCGGCGATggatttttttgtcaatcaaaTGGGTTGGGAATCTTCGTTCCTGGCAAGAAAGCCAATAATTATTGCAATGAGCTTGCAGAATAGGATTGTTCCGAGGAGTGCAGTTTATCAAGCTTTGTTGTCGAAAGGTTTAATTGAGACCAAAGATATCAGCTTGGTAACATTGCTACATTTTTCTGAAATGCAGTTCCTAAAGAAGGTTTTGAGCTATCAGAAAGAGGAAGCTCCTGAGCTATTGAAGTTGTATAAGGAAAAGATGGATCTTGCAAAGTGA